The Falco peregrinus isolate bFalPer1 chromosome 17, bFalPer1.pri, whole genome shotgun sequence nucleotide sequence CTCCACCCGTGCCTAATTTTAGCTCGTCCCTCGCCTGCTCGTGGCCCCGCAGGACCCCGCTGCTGTACTTGCTCCCTCTCCGCGGGGTCTGGGCAGGGGGGTCCTCGTCCCCGTCCCCGGTTTGCATCTGCGTGGCTGCTGCTCCCGGGAACATCGGCTTCCACTTAGCCGGGTTTCGCCCTTCCTGCCTCGCCAGGGCTGCTAAGCAGGAGCAGATGCTGGAGAGGGGACGGGCGCAGGCGCAGGGTTActggggtggggagcagtgggggtgctgccctgcccctccGCGGGGTCCCGCTGGTCCCAGCTTGGGAGGAGAAGCAGCGGCCCCGTGCCGAGCCGTggagcatccctgcatccctcctgggAGCAAGGTGGGGGGCCCACCCCTCTTGAAAAAAGCCCCCACGCCAGGTCCgggtgtccccagggtgccGGGGAGGAGCGGGAGGGTCTGCAGGCACCCTTCCCTTCGAGCCGCCATGCTTGCCCCCCGGCCTTGGGacgtgctggggggctgctgtggcatccccccacccagccccagccccccgcaccCCTCCAGCATCTCTCTCCCCTTGCCAGAAGCGAGGAAGCCTGAGCCACCAGAACAGCCCCCCGGGGTCGGTCCTGCCTGTACCCCCCTGCCCACTCTCACCGGGGCTTGGGGTCCCCCCGACCCCCTGGGAGAcatgcagggagcagcaccGCTCTGGgccctctcccagcccctgcaaCAGGTATGGAGCGGGCTCAGGgctcggggtggggggacacagaAGCAGggaagcccccagccccgtgcaCCCATCCTGGTGTGGCGGCCCCGCACCCAAGGGTGCACGCTGGGTGCTGTTTTGCCGTGCAAAGGGTTAACCCACCCGCGAGGCGTGGGAGGGCcgggcaggctggggcagctcccCAGGGTGGAGAGAGCAGGTGGTGGGGTGCAGCCCCACGAACCCAAGCGTCTGGGGGCTgggatccccccccccctcccttgcatccccccaccccggggtgctgtcccccagcctgggtTCGGAGCCGGCCATGCGGCGCTTGGAGGAGGATTCCGAGGTCTACAAGATGCTGCAGGAGAACCGGGAGCTGCGGGCGGCCCCACGGCAGTCCAGCACCTTCCTCATGCTGCAGGAGGCCCTGGAGGACGAGGGCGGAGGTGAGGGGGGTactgggggacatgggggggggTCTGGCCAGGGGGGGTGGCGGGATCCTGATGGCCTCGTCTCCCCGCAGCTGGACTTACAGCCCCTTTTCCCAGCCGGCTCTCACCCAGCACCCGCAAGCCCGTGGCCGGTGTCCAGAAGCTGCACGTCTGCGAGAAGTGCGGCAGCACCATCGCgtgagtggggctgggggctggggggggcctGGGCAGGATTGGTCCCTGCCATCACGCCCAGCAGGGAGTAAACGGGCCTGAtcctggggggacacagggtGCCCCGCTGATGTCCCCCTCCCTGTGGATCTCAGGGGGGGACACGGGGTGCCCCCCACCCTGTGGATCCTGGATGGGACACAGGGTGCCCCGCTGATGCCCCCCTCCCTGTGGATCTTGAGGGGGACACGGGGTGCCCCGCTGATGCCCCCATCCCTGTGGACCCTGGGGGGGACACGGGGTGCCCCGCTGATGCCCCCCTCCCTGTCTTGCCCAGGACACAGGCAGTGCGGATCCAGGACGGCCGCTACCGGCACCCATCCTGCTACGCCTGTGCCGACTGTGGTCTCAACTTGAAGATGCGGGGTCACTTCTGGGTGGGCGATGAGCTGTACTGCGAGAAGCACGCCCGCCTGCGCTACCAGGGCACTCTGGGGGGGCCCGCCACCCCCCCTGTATCCCCCCACTCCTGAACCCCAGGCACTGGCACATTGCAATGGGGACCTTGCCGCCCGCATCCCCCCCATGTCCCAGGGGGGCAGCATGCACCCCGTCCCCCTCCCCAGaatgcccccccagccccgctgcttTGGTAGCGTGGGGGTCTGTGGGAGGGGAGGCGttgggctggggctgtgggcatCACCAGGCTGTGGATGGatggggggggggacacacacactgCAGCCGCCCACCTTTGCCCTTGCTGTGTCAGTGTGTGTGATGAGCTGGGTTGGTTCTCAGCCTGCGCTGCAGCGGTTGCACATGCCTGGGGACACAGCggggacacggggggggggtgggggggggtggggtgtgcaCAGGGACGCCATCGCACTTAGGTACCGGAGAGGGGGCTGGCACCGCTTTGTACACTGACTGCAAAGAGCTTCTCTGAGATATTAAACCAGATctctatataaatataatatatatttgcTCCGCTCCCATGTCTGGTctgtgcggggctgggggagggcaggcagcccgTGCCctccctgggggctgggggcaagtgggcttcccccccagccccagggtgcaggaccccccagccctcctgcatGCGCCCCTAGCAGCAGTGGGGAGCTGGAAGCAACCCCCCCAGCCCGAGGGGAGGCTCCAGGGCTTGGCAGGGTGCAAAGGGGCTGCAAAAGGTGCAAAAGGGCAGGGTGCAAAGGACCCCACGCGGGGGTCCGGTGCCCTGGTGATGCACAGGGATGGGTGCCAGCTGCTCCCGAGGTTCCCCGTGGGGCTGGAatgtcccctccctgctccgGGTGTCCCTGGGAGGTGTCAGGGATTTATTGCAGGTTGTTGGCCAGGGCCTTTGTCCTGCTGAGGCCCAGGTGGGCTCTTATCACCGCTCCCCACCCTGCGTGCCTGCCTGCACGGAGAAGGGCTTTGCGGTTATCTGGGCTTTGCAGTTATCGGCAACTCCTCGCCGAGTCTGGGGGAGAACCAGCCCCTTCCCACGTCCCCCCGGCAGCAGGGtctggcagcatccctgctcccctcGCTGTCCACACTGGGCACGGTGgcatccctgctctgctgccccatGGGTGCTCGGGGTGCGCCGCAGCCCCCGTGTACCCTGAGCTCTCACCATCCAGGCACCGAATCCCCCGGGAGGGCTCAGCCCCCGGCCCAGGCACCCACCAGGGGgtccctcagcccccagcccctaTCAGGCAGGGGTCAGGCAGGCCGAGAGCCCCCGGCCTGCAATCCCTCCGCGCTGTCGGCACACGGTGGCTCGACTGAagcatccccagggcaggagggatggaggtGGTCCAGCCTGGCAGCGTGCCcgcagggaaaaaaaaaaaaaaaaaaaaaaaaaaaaaaaaaaaagaaaagaataataaatgcTTCTCCCTCGAGAATGGGGGGCGGGAGCCACCACCCTGGGCTAACACAGCCCCGGGCTGGGCTTGGGGGCAAAGGTGTTGCCTGGGTAGGGggcggcccccccccccgccccgccccggggctgAGCCGCCCCTCGGAGCTGCCCTATAAAGCGGCGGAGGAGCAGCGGGGCTGCTGCCGtcgccctgccctgcccctggtgcagccctgcctccctccccggGTCAGCCACCCCCCGTTCAGCCCCCCCCGGtgcagccctgcccgcccccgggGCGTCCTGCCCGGGGATGCTGCGCCGCCGGGGAGTCTTCAGCGTGGAGCCGCTCTGCGGCCGCGGTGAGTCGGTGGTCCCCGGGGCTATGGGGGACCCCCCACCATgtagctggggggggggggggggttgtccCTGGGGTCTGGGCTGGATTTGG carries:
- the PDLIM2 gene encoding PDZ and LIM domain protein 2, whose translation is MPVTVTLAGPAPWGFRITGGRDFGKPITVSKVTEHGKAAAGGLRLGDIIVSINGESAAEMLNVEAQNKIKQSPGQLQLQVERSPMPPPSHMNGDTSPERLAARFQDGLRMQEESQGTPRASYSSPASLSRPLRRSSSQPLEEEFACPSLCQKRGSLSHQNSPPGSVLPVPPCPLSPGLGVPPTPWETCREQHRSGPSPSPCNSLGSEPAMRRLEEDSEVYKMLQENRELRAAPRQSSTFLMLQEALEDEGGAGLTAPFPSRLSPSTRKPVAGVQKLHVCEKCGSTIATQAVRIQDGRYRHPSCYACADCGLNLKMRGHFWVGDELYCEKHARLRYQGTLGGPATPPVSPHS